One window from the genome of Lysobacter helvus encodes:
- a CDS encoding EamA family transporter, which translates to MTQPYTWFFWAALSACFAALTAIFAKIGIQGVDSDFATLIRTVVIVFVLAAFVGVAGKWSDPRLLPPRTLLFLALSALATGASWVCYFRALQLGHASQVAPVDKFSLVLVAVFAYAFLGERPTLREWTGIALVAMGVLVLAIPARKA; encoded by the coding sequence ATGACGCAGCCTTACACCTGGTTCTTCTGGGCCGCCCTGTCGGCCTGCTTCGCCGCGCTCACCGCGATCTTCGCGAAGATCGGCATCCAGGGCGTCGATTCGGATTTCGCCACGCTCATCCGCACGGTGGTGATTGTGTTCGTGCTCGCCGCGTTCGTCGGCGTGGCGGGCAAGTGGAGCGATCCGCGCTTGCTGCCGCCGCGCACGCTGCTGTTCCTCGCGCTGTCGGCGCTGGCGACCGGTGCGTCGTGGGTTTGCTATTTCCGCGCGCTGCAACTCGGGCACGCTTCGCAGGTCGCGCCCGTCGACAAGTTCAGCCTCGTGCTGGTCGCGGTGTTCGCGTACGCCTTCCTCGGCGAGCGACCGACGCTGCGCGAATGGACGGGCATCGCGCTGGTGGCGATGGGCGTGCTGGTGCTGGCGATACCCGCGCGCAAGGCGTGA
- a CDS encoding YegP family protein, whose translation MAVRATRRVVPGMDIVRAEASMGFEVYQHHDLAEWRWRLFAVDGLLATGGPYPSLDDCLEAIRLVQGTNTSTPVFDAKTGSLVPQG comes from the coding sequence ATGGCCGTCCGTGCAACGCGGCGCGTTGTACCCGGTATGGACATCGTGCGCGCGGAGGCGTCGATGGGCTTCGAGGTGTACCAGCACCACGACCTGGCCGAATGGCGATGGCGCCTGTTCGCCGTCGACGGCCTGCTCGCGACGGGCGGTCCCTACCCCTCGCTGGACGACTGCCTGGAAGCGATCCGCCTCGTGCAGGGCACCAACACCTCCACGCCCGTGTTCGACGCGAAGACCGGATCGCTGGTCCCGCAGGGCTGA
- a CDS encoding putative bifunctional diguanylate cyclase/phosphodiesterase has protein sequence MAFMADPRPILVFLAEALGLALIVLGLFRLRWRFGLTPLYVVLGVFQPIQAVLASTVYVALWHGMVVSPSTLPFGASLLALFLVYVREDALEARKLIYGVLFANLTMTILLWVVSRHLHSAGTLNLLSVDGALFSQGARVTAVGTVALVLDVLLLVVLYTAAGRLLPRMPVLRTWIALTGALVFDAFAFVTGAFFERPDYADLLAASVTGKAIVGTLYSLLAVGYLRYVEHTAAPTTLMDYPLRDVFYSLTYRDKFEAERAHRESELRQVFERITDAYIAIDPAGTVTYANAKAADIIGVPAAALVGRTVEQLVPREGIPLRMAIRKAMDTQRAVEIEEHYSSLGRWFESRVFPSANGVTVYFQDVTDRVAQRQGLERLATIDELTGLPNRAAMRGRIDRMLAERGDGTGGIALLNLDRLHQVNDTLGYGAGDAVLTQAAARLSGIAEAHHCVVGRVGGDDFALVCPGCNLEEVHRLATLATQALGEPFQFDGEPIYMTCSAGLTLATQDSDALRLLGESDLALNLAKQQGRNRVAAYSTEQARAIAHRVAITARMRDALDHGHFHFHLQPLVAAATGHITGAEALLRWTSPDMGVVSPADFISVAEETGFIVPLGDWVLHAVLALQAQWMREFGGARPISVNVSAVQLRRPTFEDDIRKALRLAGVPAEQLKLEITESAIMEDTPNLVAMLRRVRDSGVRISLDDFGTGYSSLALLRHLPIDEIKIDRVFVAGAMEDAYAATLCRAIITMSRELRFAVVAEGVETAEQAAFLRDAGCDTLQGFFYSRAVAPPDFRQFLLAGAPLR, from the coding sequence ATGGCGTTCATGGCGGACCCGCGTCCGATCCTGGTGTTCCTGGCGGAGGCGCTGGGACTGGCGCTGATCGTGCTCGGATTGTTCCGCCTGCGATGGCGGTTCGGGCTCACGCCGCTGTACGTCGTGCTGGGCGTGTTCCAGCCGATCCAGGCAGTGCTGGCGTCCACCGTGTACGTCGCGCTCTGGCACGGCATGGTAGTCAGCCCGTCCACGCTGCCCTTCGGCGCCAGCCTGCTCGCGTTGTTCCTGGTGTACGTGCGCGAGGATGCGCTGGAAGCGCGCAAGCTGATCTACGGCGTGCTGTTCGCCAACCTGACGATGACTATCCTGCTCTGGGTCGTGAGCCGGCATTTGCACAGCGCGGGCACGTTGAACCTGTTGTCCGTCGACGGGGCACTCTTCAGCCAGGGCGCGCGCGTCACCGCGGTCGGCACCGTGGCGCTCGTGCTGGATGTGTTGCTGCTGGTCGTGCTGTACACCGCGGCCGGGCGCCTGCTGCCGCGCATGCCGGTGCTGCGCACCTGGATCGCGCTGACCGGCGCCCTGGTGTTCGACGCCTTCGCCTTCGTCACCGGCGCGTTCTTCGAGCGCCCCGACTACGCGGACCTGCTGGCGGCCAGCGTCACCGGCAAGGCGATCGTGGGCACGTTGTATTCGCTGCTGGCGGTGGGCTACCTGCGCTACGTCGAACACACCGCCGCGCCGACGACGCTGATGGACTATCCGTTGCGCGACGTCTTCTACTCGCTCACGTACCGCGACAAGTTCGAAGCCGAGCGCGCGCACCGCGAGTCCGAACTGCGCCAGGTCTTCGAACGCATCACCGATGCGTACATCGCCATCGATCCGGCGGGCACGGTCACGTACGCGAATGCGAAGGCGGCCGACATCATCGGCGTGCCGGCGGCCGCGCTGGTCGGGCGCACCGTGGAGCAACTGGTGCCACGCGAAGGGATCCCGCTGCGCATGGCGATCCGGAAAGCCATGGACACGCAGCGGGCGGTGGAAATCGAGGAACACTATTCGTCGCTCGGGCGCTGGTTCGAAAGCCGCGTGTTTCCGTCGGCCAACGGCGTCACGGTGTATTTCCAGGATGTCACCGATCGCGTCGCGCAACGCCAGGGCCTCGAGCGCCTCGCCACCATCGACGAACTCACCGGCCTCCCCAACCGCGCCGCCATGCGCGGCCGCATCGACCGCATGCTCGCCGAGCGCGGCGACGGTACGGGCGGCATCGCGCTGCTCAACCTGGATCGCCTGCACCAGGTCAACGACACGCTCGGCTACGGCGCGGGCGATGCGGTGCTCACGCAGGCGGCGGCGCGCTTGTCCGGCATCGCCGAGGCGCACCATTGCGTCGTGGGCCGCGTGGGCGGCGACGATTTCGCGCTCGTGTGCCCCGGCTGCAACCTCGAGGAGGTGCATCGCCTCGCTACGCTGGCCACGCAGGCGCTCGGCGAACCCTTCCAGTTCGACGGCGAACCGATCTACATGACGTGCAGCGCCGGCCTCACGCTCGCCACGCAGGACAGCGACGCGCTGCGCCTGCTGGGCGAAAGCGATCTCGCGCTCAACCTCGCCAAGCAGCAGGGCCGCAATCGCGTGGCGGCCTATTCGACCGAACAGGCGCGCGCGATCGCACACCGCGTCGCGATCACCGCGCGCATGCGCGATGCGCTCGACCACGGGCACTTCCATTTCCACCTGCAGCCGCTCGTCGCGGCCGCCACCGGCCACATCACCGGGGCCGAAGCGTTGCTGCGCTGGACGAGCCCGGACATGGGCGTGGTGTCGCCCGCCGATTTCATTTCCGTCGCCGAGGAAACCGGCTTCATCGTGCCGCTGGGCGACTGGGTGCTGCATGCGGTGCTCGCGTTGCAGGCGCAATGGATGCGCGAATTCGGTGGCGCGCGCCCGATTTCGGTGAACGTTTCGGCCGTGCAATTGCGACGCCCCACGTTCGAAGACGACATCCGCAAGGCCTTGCGCCTCGCCGGCGTCCCCGCCGAGCAACTGAAGCTGGAGATCACCGAGAGCGCGATCATGGAAGACACGCCGAACCTCGTCGCGATGCTGCGGCGCGTGCGCGATTCGGGCGTGCGCATTTCGCTCGACGACTTCGGCACCGGCTATTCGAGCCTGGCCCTGCTGCGCCACCTGCCGATCGACGAGATCAAGATCGATCGCGTGTTCGTCGCCGGCGCGATGGAGGATGCGTACGCCGCCACCTTGTGCCGCGCGATCATCACCATGAGCCGCGAATTGCGCTTCGCGGTGGTGGCCGAAGGCGTGGAGACCGCCGAACAGGCCGCGTTCCTGCGCGATGCCGGCTGCGACACGCTGCAAGGCTTCTTCTACAGCCGCGCGGTGGCCCCGCCGGACTTCCGCCAGTTCCTGCTCGCAGGCGCGCCGCTGCGATGA
- a CDS encoding cation diffusion facilitator family transporter, with protein MPAQGRKKVVVAALLGNGAIAATKFVAAFITGSSAMLSEGVHSLVDTCNELLLLHGMRRAARPADPAHPFGHGREIYFWSFIVALLVFALGAVASAAQGIMHLRHPEPIERPLVNYLVLGASLAFEGASWWVAMRAFHKAKGDDVGWFDAFRASKDASTFTVLFEDTAAILGLLIAFAGVGASHLTGDPRFDAMASLGIAVVLAAASFLLARETKALLLGETAPQLLSDALLRIAADDPAVRCANGVLAIQIGPDSVVAALSAEFEDTLTTDDIEACVRRIERAVQREHRDVVALFIKPQTAATWAERAKRLADHDDAPPLLP; from the coding sequence ATGCCCGCCCAAGGAAGAAAGAAGGTGGTCGTCGCCGCCCTGCTCGGCAACGGCGCCATCGCGGCCACGAAGTTCGTCGCGGCGTTCATCACCGGCAGCTCGGCGATGCTCAGCGAAGGCGTGCATTCGCTGGTGGACACCTGCAACGAACTCTTGCTGCTGCACGGGATGCGGCGCGCCGCACGCCCCGCCGATCCCGCGCATCCCTTCGGCCACGGCCGCGAGATCTACTTCTGGAGTTTCATCGTCGCGCTGCTGGTGTTCGCGCTCGGCGCGGTGGCGTCCGCGGCGCAGGGCATCATGCACCTGCGTCATCCCGAGCCCATCGAACGCCCGCTCGTGAACTACCTGGTGCTCGGCGCATCGCTCGCGTTCGAAGGCGCATCGTGGTGGGTGGCGATGCGCGCGTTCCACAAGGCGAAGGGTGACGACGTCGGCTGGTTCGACGCATTCCGCGCCAGCAAGGACGCCAGCACGTTCACCGTGCTGTTCGAAGACACCGCAGCGATCCTCGGTCTGCTGATCGCCTTCGCCGGCGTGGGCGCCTCGCACCTCACCGGCGATCCGCGCTTCGATGCGATGGCCTCGCTCGGCATCGCGGTGGTGCTGGCGGCGGCCTCGTTCCTGCTCGCGCGCGAAACCAAGGCGTTGCTGCTCGGCGAGACCGCACCGCAATTGCTGAGCGATGCGTTGCTGCGCATCGCCGCCGACGATCCCGCGGTGCGGTGCGCCAACGGCGTGCTCGCGATCCAGATCGGGCCGGACTCGGTGGTGGCGGCCTTGAGCGCGGAATTCGAGGACACGCTGACCACGGACGACATCGAAGCCTGCGTGCGCCGCATCGAACGCGCGGTGCAGCGGGAACATCGCGATGTCGTCGCGCTGTTCATCAAGCCGCAGACGGCCGCGACGTGGGCCGAACGCGCGAAGCGACTGGCCGACCACGACGACGCACCGCCGCTGCTGCCCTGA
- a CDS encoding alpha/beta hydrolase family protein encodes MAMHEWGARARMAALVLACAWAGQAGAQAPDWKVFLKRASIEQIQVSPDGTRVAVAERIGESTQITIRNLATMAAEVRFDPGTQGEVGKLRWIDDDRVLLSANRTDSKYKVAFVRPAMWIVSRDGRDKYLLPSNFLATIEGDPNHLLVHECSDWKDGKCFDEVRKAEIGHLARTGEKVIVAPDRESELFADRHGNVRFSISEDDKAMTRLQVHTPGQEGWTLINDSEKSGLHVYPLGITADGEHAYLEAERATGASAIERYDFATGARTQVHQDPESDATRTIYAFDGVTPIGAYFRPTHPVAVVWDSTHPDAAAIKQILAAFPGRVVAITSATRDRNKAIVKTFGDRDPGTYYLFDRAAKKATLIARSRAWLPENTLPPSRDVSLVARDGMPLHGVLTLPPGKERNLPMIVLVHGGPHGPFDDATFDQESALIASQGYAVLRVNFRGSGGYGKSFETAGYKQWGRAMQDDVTDATKWAIAQGIADAGRVCVYGASYGGYSALMGAVREPALYRCAASYAGPLDLAKMYKWGGIRRSDYGMEYLARVLGKDETDLAARSPAKQVASIKVPVLIGHGRLDGRVDVAHSRAMVKAMKKAGLAVESIEYPNEGHGLNIDADEADFYTKLLAFFARNTAPATAASAP; translated from the coding sequence ATGGCAATGCATGAATGGGGCGCGCGGGCACGCATGGCCGCGCTGGTGCTGGCGTGTGCGTGGGCGGGGCAGGCGGGGGCGCAGGCGCCGGACTGGAAGGTGTTCCTCAAGCGCGCATCGATCGAGCAGATCCAGGTCTCGCCCGACGGCACGCGCGTGGCCGTGGCCGAGCGCATCGGCGAAAGCACGCAGATCACGATCCGCAACCTGGCGACGATGGCGGCGGAAGTGCGCTTCGATCCGGGCACGCAGGGCGAAGTGGGCAAGTTGCGCTGGATCGACGACGACCGCGTGCTGCTGTCGGCCAACCGCACCGACAGCAAGTACAAGGTGGCGTTCGTGCGGCCGGCGATGTGGATCGTCTCGCGCGACGGCCGGGACAAGTACCTGTTGCCCTCGAATTTCCTGGCGACCATCGAAGGCGATCCCAACCACCTGCTCGTCCACGAATGCTCGGACTGGAAGGACGGCAAGTGCTTCGACGAAGTGCGCAAGGCCGAGATCGGCCACCTGGCGCGCACCGGCGAGAAAGTGATCGTGGCGCCCGACCGCGAATCGGAGTTGTTCGCCGATCGCCATGGCAACGTGCGCTTCTCGATTTCCGAAGACGACAAGGCGATGACGCGCCTGCAGGTGCACACCCCGGGCCAGGAGGGCTGGACGCTCATCAACGACAGCGAAAAGAGCGGCCTGCACGTGTATCCGCTGGGCATCACTGCCGACGGCGAGCACGCCTACCTGGAAGCCGAGCGTGCCACGGGCGCCTCGGCGATCGAGCGCTACGATTTCGCGACCGGCGCGCGCACGCAGGTGCACCAGGATCCGGAATCCGACGCGACGCGCACCATCTACGCGTTCGACGGGGTGACGCCGATCGGCGCGTATTTCCGCCCGACGCATCCGGTGGCGGTGGTCTGGGATTCGACGCATCCGGATGCGGCGGCGATCAAGCAGATCCTGGCGGCGTTCCCCGGCCGCGTGGTGGCGATCACCAGCGCCACGCGCGATCGCAACAAGGCGATCGTGAAAACCTTCGGCGACCGCGATCCCGGGACGTATTACCTCTTCGACCGCGCGGCGAAGAAGGCGACGCTGATCGCGCGCAGCCGTGCGTGGCTGCCGGAAAACACGCTGCCGCCGAGCCGCGACGTGTCGCTGGTGGCGCGCGACGGCATGCCGCTGCACGGCGTGCTGACGTTGCCGCCGGGCAAGGAACGCAACCTGCCGATGATCGTGCTCGTGCACGGCGGGCCGCATGGTCCGTTCGACGATGCCACCTTCGACCAGGAAAGCGCGTTGATCGCGAGCCAGGGCTACGCGGTGCTGCGCGTGAACTTCCGTGGTTCGGGCGGTTACGGAAAGTCGTTCGAAACCGCCGGCTACAAGCAGTGGGGCCGCGCGATGCAGGACGACGTGACCGATGCGACGAAGTGGGCGATCGCGCAGGGCATCGCGGATGCGGGCCGCGTGTGCGTGTACGGCGCGAGCTACGGCGGGTATTCCGCGCTGATGGGCGCGGTGCGCGAGCCGGCGTTGTATCGCTGCGCGGCGAGCTACGCCGGGCCGCTGGACCTGGCGAAGATGTACAAGTGGGGCGGCATCCGTCGCTCGGACTACGGCATGGAATACCTGGCGCGCGTGCTGGGCAAGGATGAAACGGACCTGGCGGCGCGTTCGCCGGCGAAGCAGGTCGCGTCCATCAAGGTGCCGGTGTTGATCGGGCACGGGCGGCTGGACGGCCGCGTCGACGTGGCGCATTCGCGCGCGATGGTCAAGGCGATGAAGAAGGCCGGCCTGGCGGTGGAGTCGATCGAATATCCCAACGAAGGCCACGGCTTGAACATCGACGCGGACGAAGCGGATTTCTACACGAAGCTGCTGGCGTTCTTCGCGCGCAACACGGCGCCGGCGACGGCGGCCTCGGCGCCGTGA
- a CDS encoding pyridoxamine 5'-phosphate oxidase family protein, producing MHHEHDPSELAAKFWKALKSDRTLMLGLDGVEDGHSRPMTAQIEGDAGGPIWFFTGKPNAVADHLEGNGSRKNGRAIAAFTSKGHDLFASVQGTLTIDNDRAVIDRLWNPFIAAWFEGKDDPKLVLLRFDPDHAEIWLNESNLLAGVKMLLGIDPKVDYKDNSAEVDLRNQRVQ from the coding sequence ATGCACCACGAACACGATCCGAGCGAACTCGCCGCGAAGTTCTGGAAGGCCCTCAAGTCCGACCGCACGCTGATGCTCGGCCTGGATGGCGTCGAAGACGGGCATTCGCGCCCGATGACCGCGCAGATCGAAGGCGACGCGGGCGGCCCGATCTGGTTCTTCACCGGCAAGCCCAACGCCGTGGCCGATCACCTCGAAGGCAACGGCAGCCGCAAGAATGGGCGCGCCATCGCCGCATTCACCTCGAAGGGCCACGACCTGTTCGCCAGCGTGCAGGGCACGTTGACGATCGACAACGACCGCGCCGTCATCGATCGCCTGTGGAATCCCTTCATCGCCGCGTGGTTCGAAGGCAAGGACGATCCGAAACTCGTGCTGCTGCGCTTCGATCCCGACCACGCCGAAATCTGGCTCAACGAATCCAACCTGCTCGCGGGCGTCAAGATGCTGCTCGGCATCGACCCGAAGGTGGACTACAAGGACAACAGCGCCGAGGTCGACCTGCGCAACCAGCGCGTGCAGTAA
- a CDS encoding response regulator — protein MTIRVFVVDDHVLVRDALCSLLAAQGGFAVVGQADSGEDALPVLRRLRPDVLVCDVHLPGISGLEVTERVVRGEFGTRVIVLSALQDGPIPRRAIAAGASAYVGKGHDAEELMRAIRETARGKRYLANGIAQQIALSGIDGNASPFDALSPRELEVALLLVRGMRQEDIARRLHLSAKTINTHKTRLFDKLGISDSIALARMASRYGMTDPAHAW, from the coding sequence ATGACGATCCGCGTGTTCGTGGTCGACGACCACGTGCTGGTGCGCGACGCGCTGTGCAGTTTGCTGGCAGCGCAGGGTGGCTTCGCCGTGGTGGGGCAGGCCGACTCGGGCGAGGACGCATTGCCCGTGCTGCGGCGGCTGCGTCCGGACGTGCTGGTGTGCGACGTGCACCTGCCCGGCATCAGCGGGCTGGAAGTCACCGAGCGCGTGGTGCGCGGCGAATTCGGCACACGCGTGATCGTGCTGTCGGCGTTGCAGGATGGTCCGATTCCACGGCGTGCGATTGCGGCGGGTGCGTCGGCGTATGTCGGCAAGGGGCACGACGCCGAGGAGTTGATGCGCGCCATCCGCGAGACGGCGCGCGGCAAGCGTTACCTGGCCAACGGGATCGCGCAGCAGATCGCGTTGTCGGGGATCGACGGCAATGCGTCGCCATTCGACGCGTTGTCGCCGCGCGAACTGGAAGTGGCGTTGCTGCTGGTGCGCGGGATGCGGCAGGAAGACATCGCGCGGCGCCTGCACCTGAGTGCGAAGACGATCAACACGCACAAGACGCGCTTGTTCGACAAGCTGGGGATCAGCGATTCGATTGCGCTCGCGCGGATGGCGAGCCGGTATGGCATGACCGATCCCGCGCACGCCTGGTAG
- the rne gene encoding ribonuclease E, with amino-acid sequence MKRMLINATQAEELRVATVDGQTLYDIDIEQPSKEQKKSNIYKGRITRLEPSLEAAFVEYGGERHGFLPLKEISRDYFAAGVDPNKASLKELLREGQEIVVQVDKEERGNKGAALTTFISLAGRYMVLMPNSPTAGGVSRRIEGDDRAALKEAMDKLQIPDDMGVIIRTAGVGRDAEELQWDLDYLLQVWKAIAEAALSKPSPFLIYQESRLIIRALRDYMRADIGEILVDTDEMYAEAREFVQQVMPHNLRKLKHYTDDTPLFNRFQIESQIENAYERTVRLPSGGALVIDQTEALTAVDVNSARATKGGDIEETAFHTNLEAAEEVARQLRLRDLGGLVVIDFIDMSSNKHQREVENKLQNALKYDRARVQLGRISRFGLLEMSRQRLRPSLGESSQLVCPRCDGHGRMRSVESLSLSILRVAEEHAMKENTGQVLVQAPTEIANYLLNEKRRALGEIEQRHDSPIVIVADDQLETPHYEVTRIRENELGEETSKPSYQRGTPRKLATHALTKAHLNIPNLPAVTAVKPAQPAPVRDEVRDEPKPAPMPVAVAAPVAAPAVGGVVGFFKRLFGAPAPVATPAPAPRATEEQRRRERDGRRDGRGRPQQGRDGQGRRDEQRRDRKDQPQQQKGPRNEGQQQKQQQGQQQGQQQKQAQPQQQHQKKPRDQQQPRGEQQPREQQAQQAREQQPRDQQRQEQKQRQPRQEPVVDPALANAQVVQPGVVAANAMTDATLASATLAADQAADATLATSVVTNDAAPSTDVAEGGEGGARRRRGRRGGRRRRRGQGGAEGEATQDGMAHEHDQDHDDVESGDVAANTRAQPEFDFDDEAPAAPIASAPVASARAATPAPIATPAPIAASAPTAPPVATPAPVATPAPYVAPASPADPAAAPARDAVATPDAFASAPIEVEPARTDTDTSRHTLATESLASAIENAPGDWNDAPYADVATPAQAIDEVNSPEPIEPASTSRDIAATQPPAFQEPAFEEPAATPSNAAAYAPSFSQADPQPAQAEDVASLFGAASPSQPSPGLFDAMPSEDPAQAAADAIADEPAVDDTHARVAEAFEPEATPPHPQPPHEDAPRNV; translated from the coding sequence ATGAAGCGAATGCTCATCAACGCGACGCAGGCGGAAGAACTGCGCGTCGCCACCGTCGACGGCCAGACCCTGTACGACATCGACATCGAACAACCGTCGAAGGAACAGAAGAAATCCAACATCTACAAGGGCCGCATCACGCGCCTTGAGCCCTCCCTGGAAGCCGCCTTCGTCGAATACGGCGGCGAGCGCCACGGGTTCCTGCCCCTGAAGGAAATCTCCCGCGACTATTTCGCGGCCGGCGTCGACCCCAACAAGGCGTCGCTGAAGGAACTCCTGCGCGAAGGCCAGGAGATCGTCGTCCAGGTCGACAAGGAAGAACGCGGCAACAAGGGCGCGGCCCTCACCACGTTCATCTCGCTGGCGGGCCGCTACATGGTCCTGATGCCCAACTCGCCGACCGCCGGCGGCGTCTCGCGCCGCATCGAAGGCGACGACCGCGCCGCCCTCAAGGAGGCGATGGACAAGCTGCAGATCCCCGACGACATGGGCGTGATCATCCGCACCGCCGGCGTGGGCCGCGACGCGGAAGAACTGCAGTGGGACCTGGATTACCTGCTGCAGGTGTGGAAGGCCATCGCCGAAGCCGCCCTCAGCAAGCCCTCGCCGTTCCTGATCTACCAGGAATCGCGCCTGATCATCCGCGCCCTGCGCGACTACATGCGCGCCGACATCGGCGAGATCCTCGTCGATACCGACGAGATGTACGCCGAGGCCCGCGAGTTCGTGCAGCAGGTCATGCCGCACAACCTGCGCAAGCTCAAGCATTACACGGACGACACCCCGCTCTTCAACCGCTTCCAGATCGAATCGCAGATCGAGAACGCGTACGAGCGCACCGTGCGCCTGCCCTCCGGCGGCGCCCTGGTGATCGACCAGACCGAAGCCCTGACCGCGGTGGACGTCAACTCCGCCCGCGCCACCAAGGGCGGCGACATCGAAGAAACCGCGTTCCACACCAACCTGGAAGCCGCGGAAGAAGTCGCGCGCCAGCTGCGCCTGCGCGACCTCGGCGGCCTGGTGGTGATCGACTTCATCGACATGTCGTCGAACAAGCACCAGCGCGAAGTCGAGAACAAGCTGCAGAACGCGCTCAAGTACGACCGCGCCCGCGTGCAGCTGGGCCGCATCTCGCGCTTCGGCCTGCTGGAGATGTCGCGCCAGCGCCTGCGTCCGAGCCTGGGCGAATCCAGCCAGCTGGTGTGCCCGCGTTGCGACGGCCACGGCCGCATGCGCAGCGTCGAATCGCTGTCGCTGTCCATCCTGCGCGTGGCCGAAGAGCACGCGATGAAGGAAAACACCGGGCAGGTCCTGGTGCAGGCGCCGACCGAGATCGCCAACTACCTGCTCAACGAAAAGCGCCGTGCGCTCGGTGAAATCGAGCAGCGCCACGATTCGCCGATCGTCATCGTCGCCGACGACCAGCTAGAAACCCCGCATTACGAAGTCACGCGCATCCGCGAGAACGAGCTCGGCGAAGAAACCAGCAAGCCGAGCTACCAGCGCGGCACGCCGCGCAAGCTCGCCACGCACGCGCTGACCAAGGCCCACCTCAACATCCCGAACCTGCCCGCGGTCACCGCGGTGAAGCCGGCGCAGCCGGCACCGGTGCGCGACGAAGTCCGCGACGAACCCAAGCCCGCCCCGATGCCGGTGGCGGTGGCCGCCCCCGTCGCCGCGCCCGCGGTCGGTGGCGTGGTCGGGTTCTTCAAGCGCCTGTTCGGTGCGCCCGCGCCGGTCGCCACGCCGGCGCCCGCGCCGCGTGCGACGGAAGAACAGCGTCGTCGCGAACGCGATGGTCGCCGCGACGGTCGTGGTCGTCCGCAGCAGGGCCGTGACGGCCAGGGCCGTCGCGACGAGCAGCGCCGCGATCGCAAGGACCAGCCGCAGCAGCAGAAGGGCCCGCGCAACGAAGGCCAGCAACAGAAGCAGCAGCAGGGCCAGCAGCAGGGTCAGCAACAAAAACAGGCCCAGCCGCAGCAACAGCATCAGAAGAAGCCGCGCGACCAGCAGCAGCCGCGTGGCGAACAGCAGCCGCGCGAACAGCAGGCCCAGCAGGCGCGCGAGCAGCAGCCTCGCGACCAGCAGCGCCAGGAACAGAAGCAGCGCCAGCCGCGCCAGGAACCGGTCGTCGATCCCGCGCTCGCCAATGCGCAGGTCGTGCAGCCCGGCGTCGTCGCCGCCAACGCGATGACGGATGCCACGCTCGCATCGGCCACGCTCGCCGCCGACCAGGCCGCCGATGCCACGCTCGCGACCTCCGTCGTCACCAACGATGCCGCACCGTCCACGGACGTCGCCGAAGGCGGCGAAGGCGGCGCACGCCGTCGTCGCGGCCGTCGCGGTGGCCGTCGTCGTCGTCGCGGCCAGGGCGGCGCGGAAGGCGAAGCCACGCAGGATGGCATGGCGCACGAGCACGACCAGGACCACGATGACGTCGAAAGCGGCGACGTCGCGGCCAACACGCGCGCGCAGCCGGAATTCGATTTCGACGACGAAGCGCCGGCCGCACCGATCGCATCGGCACCGGTCGCGTCGGCACGGGCCGCAACGCCCGCACCGATCGCCACGCCGGCACCGATCGCCGCCTCCGCGCCGACCGCGCCTCCGGTCGCAACGCCTGCGCCGGTCGCCACGCCTGCCCCGTACGTCGCACCGGCCTCGCCCGCCGACCCCGCCGCGGCGCCCGCACGCGATGCCGTCGCCACGCCGGACGCCTTCGCGTCCGCGCCGATCGAAGTCGAACCCGCGCGCACCGATACGGACACCAGCCGCCACACGCTGGCGACCGAATCGCTCGCGAGCGCGATCGAGAACGCACCGGGCGACTGGAACGACGCGCCCTACGCCGACGTCGCCACGCCCGCGCAGGCCATCGACGAAGTGAATTCGCCGGAGCCGATCGAACCGGCATCGACGTCGCGCGACATCGCCGCCACGCAGCCGCCGGCGTTCCAGGAGCCCGCATTCGAAGAACCGGCCGCCACGCCGTCGAATGCCGCCGCGTATGCACCGTCGTTCTCGCAGGCAGACCCGCAGCCCGCGCAGGCCGAAGACGTCGCGTCGTTGTTCGGCGCCGCGTCGCCGTCGCAGCCCTCGCCCGGCCTGTTCGATGCCATGCCGAGCGAAGACCCCGCCCAGGCCGCGGCGGATGCGATCGCCGACGAACCCGCGGTCGACGACACGCACGCGCGCGTCGCCGAGGCCTTCGAACCCGAAGCCACGCCGCCGCACCCGCAGCCGCCGCACGAAGACGCGCCGCGCAACGTGTGA